One genomic segment of Rubripirellula tenax includes these proteins:
- a CDS encoding HTH domain-containing protein yields the protein MTRPTSRQRNVVTADRFTILNTFVDVSLRTLSSSEAAVWFVLYRDTRDGMARSGQLDIANRAGVSDRTVRRVLKRLDERGLVEVVSRGGLSQGASVYRVYAMSKPLAETR from the coding sequence ATGACGCGACCAACTTCAAGGCAACGAAATGTTGTGACAGCGGATCGGTTCACGATCCTAAACACCTTCGTCGACGTTTCGCTTAGGACACTGAGCTCATCGGAGGCCGCCGTGTGGTTCGTGCTCTACCGCGATACGAGAGACGGGATGGCTCGGTCGGGGCAATTAGACATTGCCAATCGTGCAGGCGTCAGTGATCGCACGGTTCGCCGTGTGCTCAAGCGACTGGACGAGCGGGGATTGGTCGAAGTGGTCAGTCGTGGCGGCCTCAGCCAAGGGGCGTCCGTGTATCGGGTTTACGCGATGTCAAAGCCTTTGGCTGAGACGAGGTAG
- a CDS encoding DnaB-like helicase C-terminal domain-containing protein — MSAGNYILCEQLFNDWKDDVLHGEPPRFFDVGMGANGFRLCPGTVTLLGGSPGMGKTAFVMQCVVTALVNAPSLSACIANVEMPPERLLERQLSRLSDLPLDGIQRRTLDAVQKGQLEPALGLLSGVADRLVFVQSPMTIDNVAAAADSISAELIVLDYIQRIRPVGSHDDKRGSVDATMDSIRHFAAAGYCVVAVAAVGRTKDARGRSSYAGDGLSLASFRESSELEYGADDAYLIVPTEDDESGALEIGVTLRHLKSRYGKPTDIELAFNRSRQSFWPQPVDSFVASGPRRGPVRGLWRDS, encoded by the coding sequence ACGTTTCTTCGATGTTGGGATGGGGGCGAATGGATTTCGTCTTTGTCCCGGTACGGTAACGCTGCTTGGTGGCTCACCTGGTATGGGGAAAACGGCGTTTGTGATGCAGTGTGTGGTTACCGCACTGGTGAATGCGCCGTCACTCTCTGCCTGCATCGCCAACGTCGAAATGCCACCGGAACGATTGCTGGAACGGCAGCTCAGCCGTCTTAGCGATCTACCGCTGGATGGCATTCAACGCCGGACGTTGGACGCGGTCCAGAAAGGCCAGCTGGAACCAGCTCTGGGGTTACTGAGCGGCGTGGCCGATCGGTTAGTTTTTGTTCAATCACCGATGACGATCGACAATGTCGCAGCGGCAGCCGACTCAATCAGTGCCGAATTGATTGTTCTTGACTATATCCAGCGGATTCGTCCGGTCGGAAGTCACGATGACAAACGAGGTTCGGTGGATGCAACCATGGATTCGATTCGACACTTTGCAGCGGCCGGCTACTGTGTTGTCGCCGTGGCGGCCGTTGGCAGAACGAAGGACGCTAGAGGCCGATCCAGCTATGCCGGTGATGGCTTGTCGCTTGCTTCGTTTCGTGAGTCGTCCGAACTGGAGTACGGTGCCGATGACGCCTACCTGATTGTGCCAACGGAGGATGACGAGTCGGGTGCATTGGAGATCGGCGTCACACTTCGGCATTTGAAGTCACGGTATGGAAAGCCCACCGACATTGAGCTGGCGTTCAACCGGTCACGGCAGTCATTTTGGCCTCAGCCGGTTGATAGTTTTGTGGCGTCTGGCCCCCGTCGCGGTCCTGTTCGCGGGCTCTGGAGGGATTCATGA